The Cryptococcus gattii WM276 chromosome D, complete sequence region ACATCAAATTTGAATTTAAGATGGTCGATTTAGCAACCACCTTGCTTCATGTTTTGTGCAACGTCCTGCCATTATCGAGTCCAGTGTTTCTCTGCAGTTGCCATCTCGTCCTACAGCATACAGGCCCATCAATTCAGAGAATTGCAAATCCCCCCGCTCTGGCATATTTAGGTAGAGTGTAACAGACAAAGTGGCATGTGGCTCGGCAATCTGAGATCACGATTTGAGTCTGGCGGACTTTCGATAGCACTGCCAACAATATTGCTATCTCAAAGCACCTGCAAATATGGAAATAGGGGCGATGGATGTCCTTGAGCCTCCCAAGGGAAGTGGCGTTGAACAATGAAGTGAGAGAATGGATGGAATACGGAATGGCAAATGGTGAGCGAACATAGAGAGCGGAGCATAGAGTATAAGATCATGATCAAACGAAATCTTCATGCAGGAATAAGGTAGTGTATTCGCATCATATCTGCATACTCACGGAACATAGGACATAGCATCAAGTTCATGGACGTATACCAAGCTACATGACCTTTCATGTTAATCGTTTGGAAAGGGACAAGTATCGTACGACAGCAAGCTAACACTTTCTAGCACAGAGAAGCAACAATCAATAAATAGTGATTCGCATGAAGTAACTGCGGAAATAGGCGATTAGGGAGTGATCGATTGATGATACTATGTCTAGTTTCACAACCCCGTCTTTGCCGATCTGTGCCTGACCAAAGCCATGTATATCGCTTCTGTCGGCGCATTTTGAGGTCAATACTCCTCTGCTGTGTCCCGGTTTCTTCCTTACTTCCGAGCCCCGCCTGCCTTTTGCGCCCTCGACACTTCTTCCAGGCTGCTTGTTCTCACGCTCACGGGCGGTAAGCAGGATGAGGAGACACAGATCAGAAAATCGCTGCCAACATCACGCACCGGATACTGGCATTGGCATTCGGAATTGGGGAACAGGGCAGGCGGTGGGGGTCTAGGCAGTCACTTGTGGGCTGCAGAAAAAAGTATAAACGCCCTGGTTCCTCACACTattcctcttctctttggTTCAGGTTTCATATCTCGCATCACCACCAAGTTGTCCGTTTGCCACCCTCAACTCTGTGTCACTAATCATCTCTTTTCCCGCCTGATCGGCTCTCATATCTGTAGACAGATCCTCATCTCCGGGTCACTATTCGTGTGTCTGTAGGCCAACAGTGCACAGTGAATCACATCCTGCATCGTCACCAGCTATTCACTTCCGTCACCGGAGAGTAGGCCGATACATCAGCCCTCATTGTCAGTCAGTGAAACGTGTCACAGTATCCTTTTGTTCCCTTTTCATCGTCTGTCGGTGTCTGTCGGAAGGAGCACAGACGCCGAGAAACACTGAGACACACAATCTCCCCACCTCCTTTCGCTCCGTTCATCCCCTACCGCTGATTACCGTCTGAGATACTGAGTACTGCTTTCCCCAGTCTTTTATACCCCTGCGACTTTTAACGTCATGCCCGACATTGATTTCAGTTTGAAAATCCACGACAACGCCTTCGGAAACGACGAAATCCCTGACTCCTCCTTTTCGTGTAAGTCTGACAGGTTCCGATTATTCAGCAGCAAAAGCTGACGAGACTAGTTTTGAACACCGATACCAGTATGGATTTCTACCTCGCCAGCCCCATTGAACGTACCAAGTCTCCAGAGATCAACGGAAACCAGCCTAATGAAAATGCTAAAGAGTGTGAATCCTTTGCAACTGTGAACAATCTCAATAAGCTGACAGTAGTAAAGCCTCGCATGACCGCTTTTCACCCCCATTAACAATGAACGACCACGTCATGCAGCCTCTTGACCTTTCCAATACGATTTATTCTTACCCCTCATACGCTCTTACATACCAGCATCAGCAATCTCTTTGTAACACTGATATAGAGAACGGGTCACATCACCATCCTGATATTTTCCAGCCTTATCGCCCCAACACCGACAGCGATTTTACAAAGCGTCCGCTCGGCTCACCCGAATCACCGTCTCTTTCGTCATCTCCACACGGCTCGATTGAGTCCAGTCGTCTGTCTTTTGGCGCACTTACTGCTgtttctccttctcttgTATCTCCCAGAAGCATATCTGATAGTATACCTGATTCTTCACCCACTCAGTCCTATGGAGTTTATCATGGTCCCGTGTACTCTAGGACACAATCGATGGGTATGCAGGATATGGGTATGGGTACGGGTAATATATTCACTACTGGCCCAGGTCTGAGTATGGTGGCAGGTTTCCCGTATCCAACTTCGATGGTGTCTCAACAGGGATTAAAAGCTGGACCTATGCGAAATATAAGAAGACGCACTAGGGAAAAAAAGttgaaggaagaagacgtcactgatgatgatgatgacgatgacgatAGCTCGAAGGGCCTCGGATTAACCAAGTAAATACCGCGTTGAGTGTATAAGCATCTAACTGACTAGACTTAGTGAGAATGAAGATCAAGTACCTGTCTCTAATAAGAGAGAGGACGTCCGTAGAGCTAGGATCGAAAGCGAACAGGTGAGCTGATTGGCAGTGTGCGAAGCGTCGCCTCCGGTTCTGCCTCTCCGCC contains the following coding sequences:
- a CDS encoding Hypothetical Protein (Similar to TIGR gene model, INSD accession AAW43121.1); amino-acid sequence: MPDIDFSLKIHDNAFGNDEIPDSSFSFLNTDTSMDFYLASPIERTKSPEINGNQPNENAKESSHDRFSPPLTMNDHVMQPLDLSNTIYSYPSYALTYQHQQSLCNTDIENGSHHHPDIFQPYRPNTDSDFTKRPLGSPESPSLSSSPHGSIESSRLSFGALTAVSPSLVSPRSISDSIPDSSPTQSYGVYHGPVYSRTQSMGMQDMGMGTGNIFTTGPGLSMVAGFPYPTSMVSQQGLKAGPMRNIRRRTREKKLKEEDVTDDDDDDDDSSKGLGLTNENEDQVPVSNKREDVRRARIESEQRRRDELREGFKRLKDALPTTNQRSSKSSLLNRSHIEAMEGANRYLLAQLKEQQKECSKLREILHGEVMQKNASDSPDQRDHRHPL